CGAGAAAGTAAAACAATTTGGGATTAACATTGGGACTCATGAATAATTGCCTAAGAAGTCGATATTGATTTGTTCCATCGCTGAAGGTATCCGTCTGATGGATCTGCACATATATGAAGAGTCAATTGGCATGTAATGTGTATTTCGTAAGTACATCCTCAAGTTGTGTTTAATACATTTTGTTTCTTCAGGTGAGTCTTCTCATGATGGAGAACATCTACGAACATCCGTTTCAGTATGTATCTTTGCAAGTATTTCAGTATTTGGAAAACTCCTTACATGGCCACTTTTTTTAACGATGATACTTGTCTTATGTACATCCTAACATTGTGTTTATTAAATATCATATCTTCGGGTATTTTTATCAATCTAGTTTCTAATCTATATTATTGACTTCTCCTCAAATATTTAAAATTAGGTTTCAGATATTGTAATTCTTCAAGACTGTCCTTCTCAACACCGAATCACGTCTCCCTGATGATCATTTTCTGTTGAACAGTCATCGGTTCAGTTAATTGAAGGTTAGATTTGAGAAGTTTGATTCATAGATACCTATATTAAATTATTTGAACTATATTTCAGTGATAATGATGTTACTGTTTATCTAATCATTTTCTTTAGCATGTGTATAGATTCATGCGGTGAATGGAGAGGCTACTTACTTTAACCGATAAAGTCAAACAATTTGGCATTAAAGTTGAGAGTCATGAATAATTTACAAAGAAATATTGATTTGTTTCATCGTTGAAGGTATCCATCCGATGGATCTATACATATTTGCCGAGTCAATTGAAATGTAAGGTATATTTCGTAAGTACATCCTAAAACTGTGTTTAATACATTTTGTTTTTTCAGATGAGTCTACTTATGATGAAGAACAACTACAAACATACGTTCTAGTATGTAACTTTGCAAGAATTTTAATAGTTGGAAATGTAAATCCTAACATGGCCACTTTTTTAATGATGGTCAAATATAGATTCTAACATTGTGCTTAATACATGTCGCTTGTTCAGGTAAGTCTTCTCATGACGAAGAACAGGTATGAACATATGGTAAATTGAAAATTGTCAAATCCATATATAATTATCATAATGGAACGTGTACCATATTATGATGATGAGCTAATTCATAGTTTTTATTTAGGTTTTGTCGTGGATTCGTTCGAAGGTAAATGGTGGAGGTGGATATGAAGGTCACCATTAGTGTGTCTTTAAAGATCATAATTGTTTTTTTTTTTTTTTTTTTGGTCGAAACTTTTATCATTACTACCTTTAACATTCAATACAGAGTTTTTCATCCCTAAGAGAGAGTTTGAAAGCAAAAACAGAGCATCTTTCGCAATGCGATCTGCAAGCTGGTTACAAGCACGCGAAGTGAACTGAAACGAGATAGAGTTTAGGGAGTTGCTCAACACACTGATATCGTGGATGATCCCTTTGAGTGCAAACACAGAAGAGTCTTCTGTGAGCAGGCCAACTAGACACTTGGAGTCCGTAAAACAGACTACGTCCTTGAAACCCGATGCTATAGCCATAGATAGGCCTGATTTTAGTGCCATTGCTTCTGCCATCAAAGCTGAAGCTACATATTGGCGAGGTGATGATCCCTGAAACTGGATCGTGCCCTTTGAATCTGTTGCTACCCATCCCAGCCCACTGTCTCCGGAGGAGCTGATCCAAGCAGCATCCGAGAAATAGACGAGGGCATTAGGTGGTACCTGTGGGACTTGATGCGTATGAGTCGCTTGTACTGGAGCTATATAGTCTTTAGCCGAAGCAAAGTTCTTTCCCGGACAAGGCTGAGCGGCTTGCCACTCTTTAGCTAGCATGACAGCTTTAAGGATTATCTCTGCTTCAGAAAAAGACTTATCTTCAAATAAGAATTGGTTACGACTCGTCCACAACACCCACATAATCCAAGGGTACAGAGGAGATGACAGACCAACAGGCGGGAGATTTGTCATTCTAGTGCATCTGTGGAGTAAGTCACTCATTGATTGGCAATTGGCGATAGTCGGAACTAAGAGTGCAGGGGAAAGGCTCCAGACTTTCTTTGCTGTCGGGCAGGAGAACATGACATGGAATGTAGATTTCATTTCTC
This genomic interval from Brassica oleracea var. oleracea cultivar TO1000 chromosome C2, BOL, whole genome shotgun sequence contains the following:
- the LOC106323642 gene encoding uncharacterized protein LOC106323642 encodes the protein MCWVSWDKLTLPKSAGGLGFREIEQFNDALLAKHTWRLLKNPTSLLGQTLLNKYCQDDNILDVYAPNSASHGWRGILAGREIIKKGLGWAIGNGEKIKVWREFWLSTEQQCSPMGPPTAQAEELRVKDLLQSDGSDWDLEQIRTHLPHHEAQIRRLFPSCSMEDERCWLFEKSGNYTTKSGYMLAKLNVSNPKDSFNWKQSVWNVKCSPKTRHFLWKLKTNALAVGETLLRRGITTDGKCKRCGEMKSTFHVMFSCPTAKKVWSLSPALLVPTIANCQSMSDLLHRCTRMTNLPPVGLSSPLYPWIMWVLWTSRNQFLFEDKSFSEAEIILKAVMLAKEWQAAQPCPGKNFASAKDYIAPVQATHTHQVPQVPPNALVYFSDAAWISSSGDSGLGWVATDSKGTIQFQGSSPRQYVASALMAEAMALKSGLSMAIASGFKDVVCFTDSKCLVGLLTEDSSVFALKGIIHDISVLSNSLNSISFQFTSRACNQLADRIAKDALFLLSNSLLGMKNSVLNVKDPSDGYLQRWNKSISTS